A region of Fibrobacter succinogenes subsp. succinogenes S85 DNA encodes the following proteins:
- the pheT gene encoding phenylalanine--tRNA ligase subunit beta — protein sequence MKVSLNWLRRHVDLPESAEDVAKALTSIGLEVEGMEEPGKVYDKLLVAKVLTCDPHPDSDHLHITTVNDGTNTIQVVCGAPNVAAGQTVVLAPIGAELPLPDGTKLKMKKSKIRGVESFGMICAEDEIGLSDDHGGIMVLDDSIPAGTPFVSLGMYDVCFELNVTPNRPDALSHRGVARELAAKFNRPLKPLAYNFKEDSEAASSAISLEVVPGCGCSRYVGRVIKDVKVEKSPAWLAKLLHAVGMNSINNVVDITNFILMDVGQPLHSFDMDQLHGNKIKVRRAVKGEHIETIDHTAHELIENDLVICDGDRPACVAGVMGGVESEIVDATKNVFLESAWFNPTVIRKQAKRLCISTDSSYRFEREIDFATQDEYSKYACAMIQEVAGGRILKGSVEYTGEDHKKENNQVTLRVARAAKVIGMEVSAEQIEKFLTGIALEVVKKDAESLTFKIPSFRPDLEREVDLIEEIARLIGFDNIPYSLPKFTMQPNELPAIEVLNRKIRKTLSAMGLHECLSLRFTSKARTEALFGPESDDRRSKPALLLNPLSEELGAVPTSLLPNLLKAVAENEKNRPGSVRLFEVAKGQFKRDRKDERDTGFDESNLVALTIAGNFDVDPLNDKPKQIDFAAFKGFVQSFFKRLGLVVEFRAAAKPELFLHPGKQAEIVCNGTVLGTMGELHPNCLKANEISYETYVMEADMDKMEHESHKKIVFQAFSRQVPSTRDISIEVAKSMTHEDVLARIKALNPKNLAKITLKSIYEGEKIEAGKKNMVYSLTYQAMDRTLTDDEVNKAHNKLRDKLVQNGDIVLR from the coding sequence AGCGATCACTTGCACATCACTACCGTGAACGACGGCACGAACACCATCCAGGTTGTTTGCGGAGCCCCGAACGTTGCTGCAGGCCAGACGGTTGTGCTCGCCCCGATTGGCGCTGAACTCCCGCTCCCCGACGGCACCAAGCTCAAGATGAAGAAATCCAAGATTCGCGGCGTCGAAAGCTTCGGCATGATTTGCGCCGAAGACGAAATCGGCCTTTCTGACGACCACGGTGGAATCATGGTTCTCGACGATTCCATCCCGGCAGGTACGCCGTTCGTAAGCCTCGGCATGTACGACGTCTGCTTCGAACTGAACGTCACACCAAACCGCCCAGACGCTCTTAGCCACCGCGGTGTCGCACGCGAACTCGCTGCCAAGTTTAACCGCCCGCTCAAGCCGCTCGCTTACAACTTCAAGGAAGATTCCGAAGCAGCCAGTTCCGCTATCAGCCTCGAAGTCGTTCCGGGCTGCGGCTGCTCCCGCTACGTGGGCCGCGTCATCAAGGACGTGAAGGTTGAAAAGTCTCCGGCATGGCTTGCAAAGCTCTTGCACGCTGTCGGCATGAACAGCATCAACAACGTCGTCGATATCACGAACTTCATCTTGATGGACGTCGGTCAGCCGCTCCACAGCTTTGACATGGACCAGCTCCACGGCAACAAGATCAAGGTCCGCCGCGCCGTCAAGGGCGAGCATATTGAAACGATCGACCACACCGCACACGAACTCATCGAAAACGACCTCGTGATCTGCGACGGTGACCGTCCCGCTTGCGTCGCTGGCGTGATGGGCGGTGTCGAATCCGAAATCGTTGATGCCACGAAGAACGTGTTCCTCGAAAGCGCCTGGTTCAACCCGACCGTTATCCGCAAGCAGGCCAAGCGCCTCTGCATTTCTACGGACTCCAGCTACCGCTTCGAACGCGAAATTGACTTCGCCACGCAGGACGAATACAGCAAGTACGCTTGCGCCATGATCCAGGAAGTCGCTGGTGGCCGCATCCTCAAGGGTTCCGTCGAATACACCGGCGAAGACCACAAGAAGGAAAACAACCAGGTCACGCTCCGCGTCGCTCGCGCCGCCAAGGTCATCGGCATGGAAGTCTCCGCCGAACAGATTGAAAAGTTCCTCACGGGTATCGCTCTCGAAGTCGTGAAGAAAGACGCCGAATCTCTCACGTTCAAGATCCCGAGCTTCCGCCCGGACCTCGAACGCGAAGTCGACCTCATCGAAGAAATCGCTCGCCTCATCGGCTTTGACAACATTCCGTACAGCTTGCCGAAGTTCACGATGCAGCCGAACGAACTCCCGGCTATCGAAGTCTTGAACCGCAAGATTCGCAAGACGCTTTCAGCCATGGGCCTCCACGAATGCTTGAGCCTCCGCTTTACAAGCAAGGCCCGCACCGAAGCCCTCTTTGGCCCAGAAAGTGACGACCGTCGCAGCAAGCCGGCTCTCCTTTTGAACCCTCTCAGTGAAGAACTCGGTGCAGTGCCGACAAGCCTCCTCCCGAACTTGCTCAAGGCCGTTGCCGAAAACGAAAAGAACCGTCCGGGTTCTGTTCGTCTGTTCGAAGTTGCCAAGGGACAGTTCAAGCGCGACCGCAAGGACGAACGCGATACGGGCTTTGACGAATCCAACCTCGTTGCCCTCACCATCGCCGGTAACTTTGACGTGGACCCGCTCAACGACAAGCCGAAGCAGATTGACTTTGCCGCCTTCAAGGGCTTTGTCCAGAGCTTCTTCAAGCGTCTCGGCCTCGTCGTGGAATTCCGCGCCGCCGCAAAGCCGGAACTCTTCCTCCACCCGGGCAAGCAGGCCGAAATCGTCTGCAACGGCACGGTACTTGGAACGATGGGCGAACTCCACCCGAACTGCCTCAAGGCTAACGAAATCAGCTACGAGACTTACGTGATGGAAGCGGACATGGACAAGATGGAACACGAAAGCCACAAGAAGATTGTGTTCCAGGCCTTCAGCCGCCAGGTGCCTTCAACCCGCGACATCTCTATCGAAGTTGCCAAGTCGATGACTCACGAAGACGTGCTCGCACGCATCAAGGCTCTCAACCCGAAGAACCTCGCCAAGATTACTCTCAAGAGCATCTACGAAGGTGAAAAGATTGAAGCAGGCAAGAAGAACATGGTTTACAGCCTCACCTACCAGGCTATGGACCGCACGCTCACGGACGACGAAGTCAACAAGGCTCACAACAAGCTTCGCGACAAGCTCGTTCAAAACGGCGACATCGTGCTGAGATAA
- the dnaX gene encoding DNA polymerase III subunit gamma/tau, translating to MAYIAMARKWRPQSFSDMVGQEHIAKTLENAIQGGRLHHAFLFTGTRGVGKTTSARILARTLNCKGSDPLHPCGECDSCKDIAGGNPMDVYEIDAASNTSVDNIRDVIERVQYPPVIGKYKIFIIDEVHMLSTGAFNALLKTLEEPPAHVIFIFATTEVNKVPQTILSRVQRFDFKRLTVDQIRSRLRYICEQEGIKATDEALDIFAEKADGSMRDGLTYFDQAYAFTGNEMTAESVRSVLGIPPVELFFSLIQSIENHDIKGCFRMVDDAVKIGIEFIPLLDGFGKFLRNLLYARLDAFTPDALNITEELYTKYKSCAQSLTNGDILRISKMLIDLQGTLRYSTNPRLLVETTFARMAWLDRLVDLRKALAAINDPKSAENDAVKKKVTEVSAMIDAQEEVQASYDDPFAGYDQGGVQAFSRYEISAAWPSILSNIANDGDYVFSAAIAGTTLETGDPEQNPFPIALTYAGSTENAENWGYRQMTEHPEYVERVTRILEDRLQTKIALSIRTRAFTESELAEQRAAKMSPYELDLEKEPGLSKLQQMFATELVFTKKLKKAALVAQTDEEDCEA from the coding sequence ATGGCATACATCGCAATGGCGCGTAAGTGGCGCCCGCAATCATTCAGCGATATGGTCGGTCAGGAACATATCGCAAAGACTCTCGAGAACGCCATTCAGGGCGGTCGTCTCCATCATGCATTCCTTTTTACCGGCACCCGTGGTGTGGGCAAGACTACTAGCGCCCGCATCCTCGCCCGCACGCTCAACTGCAAGGGCTCTGACCCGCTGCACCCGTGTGGCGAGTGCGACAGCTGCAAGGATATCGCCGGTGGAAACCCGATGGACGTCTATGAAATAGATGCGGCATCCAACACCAGCGTCGACAACATCCGCGATGTGATTGAACGTGTGCAGTACCCGCCCGTCATCGGCAAGTACAAGATCTTCATCATTGACGAAGTCCACATGCTCTCGACAGGCGCCTTCAACGCTCTCCTCAAGACGCTCGAAGAACCGCCCGCCCACGTGATTTTCATCTTTGCGACGACCGAAGTCAACAAGGTCCCGCAGACTATTCTTAGCCGCGTGCAGCGCTTTGACTTTAAGCGCCTCACCGTAGACCAGATCCGCAGCCGCCTCCGCTACATCTGCGAGCAGGAAGGCATCAAGGCAACCGACGAAGCCCTCGACATCTTTGCCGAAAAGGCCGACGGTTCCATGCGTGACGGTCTCACCTACTTTGACCAGGCATACGCCTTTACCGGGAACGAAATGACCGCGGAATCCGTCCGCTCCGTCCTTGGCATCCCGCCTGTAGAACTTTTCTTCTCGCTCATCCAGTCCATCGAAAACCACGACATCAAGGGTTGCTTCCGCATGGTGGATGACGCTGTGAAAATCGGTATCGAGTTCATCCCGCTGCTCGACGGCTTCGGCAAGTTCCTCCGCAATTTGCTCTACGCCCGCCTCGACGCCTTCACGCCGGACGCACTCAACATCACCGAAGAGCTCTACACCAAGTACAAGAGCTGCGCACAAAGTCTTACGAACGGCGACATCCTCCGCATAAGCAAGATGCTTATCGACTTGCAGGGTACGCTCCGCTACAGCACAAACCCGCGCCTCCTCGTCGAGACGACGTTCGCCCGAATGGCTTGGCTCGACCGACTGGTTGACTTGCGAAAAGCTCTTGCAGCGATTAACGATCCTAAAAGCGCCGAAAACGACGCGGTAAAAAAAAAAGTAACTGAAGTCAGCGCCATGATAGACGCCCAGGAAGAAGTCCAGGCGTCTTATGATGACCCATTTGCAGGCTACGATCAGGGTGGCGTTCAGGCTTTTTCGCGCTACGAGATTTCTGCCGCTTGGCCTTCCATTCTCTCCAACATCGCAAATGACGGCGACTACGTATTCTCCGCCGCCATTGCAGGCACAACGCTAGAAACAGGCGACCCCGAGCAGAATCCATTCCCGATTGCGCTCACCTACGCAGGCTCGACCGAGAATGCTGAAAACTGGGGCTACCGCCAAATGACGGAGCATCCCGAATACGTTGAACGCGTCACGAGAATTTTGGAAGACCGCCTGCAGACGAAAATTGCGCTTTCCATCCGCACACGCGCCTTCACCGAGAGCGAACTTGCCGAACAGCGCGCCGCCAAGATGAGCCCGTATGAACTTGACCTGGAAAAGGAACCGGGACTTTCAAAGCTCCAGCAGATGTTTGCGACGGAACTCGTTTTCACCAAGAAGCTCAAGAAAGCGGCCTTGGTCGCGCAAACTGACGAAGAGGATTGCGAAGCGTAA
- a CDS encoding YbaB/EbfC family nucleoid-associated protein — translation MDMSKMLKDLQKMQSKMLKAQNDLKAQSFDAEAGGGMVKVAMNGKGVLTMVKINPDAVDKDDVEALEDLIMAAVNSAVKKKDDAQQASISDITGGMKIPGLM, via the coding sequence ATGGACATGAGCAAGATGCTTAAGGACCTTCAGAAAATGCAGAGCAAGATGCTTAAGGCACAAAACGACCTCAAGGCACAGAGCTTTGACGCCGAAGCCGGTGGCGGAATGGTGAAGGTCGCCATGAACGGAAAGGGCGTACTCACGATGGTGAAGATCAATCCGGATGCCGTCGACAAGGACGATGTCGAAGCTCTCGAAGACCTCATCATGGCTGCAGTAAACTCCGCTGTCAAGAAGAAAGACGACGCCCAGCAGGCAAGCATTTCGGACATTACCGGCGGCATGAAAATCCCCGGTTTGATGTAA
- a CDS encoding TolC family protein: protein MSRKFLVLSALALGLIVPASAKVYTRDEAIKTAMENSSDIKSAEEDLISANSQVDAGYGNAYPSIDFNATVTRIFGLDDVKKTTALTDAAKDMADKKDDAGYPKANAFDQNVMGPAVDGLIYGMKSQGYRWQSSVGLTLTQVLYAAGKVGTAIDIAKAYKHLQEVNLDNTKSKVRYEVDNAFDQLIYLDSSIAIVDESIKITQDNLDFVEQGVKSGLATELDLARVQLSMEALKVDRKALEDKRLLAKNALLNTMGLDWDNDVQFNGELRTPDSNLPYPDTAMTSVKQRRRELVMLQATETMKEKNIEIEEGGYKPTIALVGGLKYANNKNKITEWDAPKWDKLNKYVALNVSMNLFQGMQTKEAIVQAKSSLRSTQIQKETAERGFRVQIESCAQTLASTERNLEVLKNNIDLAQRIYDMTDAAFRNGMETQLNLLTANMDLRKAKLNYLQGILNWNTAYNALLQATGEY from the coding sequence ATGTCAAGGAAATTTTTAGTCCTTTCCGCCCTCGCACTAGGGCTGATTGTACCGGCCTCGGCAAAAGTCTACACCCGAGATGAGGCGATCAAGACCGCCATGGAAAATTCTTCGGACATCAAGAGCGCCGAAGAAGACCTCATTTCCGCAAATTCCCAAGTAGACGCAGGTTACGGTAACGCATACCCCTCTATTGACTTCAACGCTACTGTCACCCGTATTTTCGGTCTGGATGACGTCAAAAAAACAACCGCCCTTACGGATGCCGCCAAAGACATGGCCGACAAAAAGGACGACGCCGGATACCCCAAAGCAAACGCTTTTGACCAAAACGTAATGGGTCCTGCCGTGGATGGGCTTATCTATGGCATGAAGTCCCAAGGTTATCGCTGGCAGTCTAGCGTGGGCCTCACACTGACCCAGGTGCTCTACGCTGCAGGCAAGGTCGGTACAGCCATCGACATCGCCAAGGCATACAAGCACTTGCAAGAAGTCAACCTTGATAACACGAAGTCGAAAGTCCGTTACGAAGTTGATAACGCTTTTGACCAGCTCATTTACCTGGATTCTTCCATCGCCATTGTTGATGAAAGCATAAAAATCACTCAGGATAACCTTGATTTTGTGGAACAAGGAGTCAAGAGCGGACTTGCCACAGAACTGGACTTGGCTAGAGTCCAGCTCTCCATGGAAGCCCTCAAGGTCGACAGAAAAGCACTCGAAGACAAGCGCCTCCTTGCCAAGAACGCCCTTCTCAACACCATGGGTCTTGACTGGGACAACGATGTTCAATTCAACGGTGAACTCCGCACCCCGGATTCGAACCTCCCCTACCCGGACACAGCCATGACTAGCGTCAAGCAACGCCGTAGAGAATTGGTGATGCTCCAGGCAACCGAAACGATGAAAGAAAAGAACATCGAAATTGAAGAAGGCGGCTACAAACCGACAATCGCTTTGGTCGGTGGCCTCAAATACGCCAACAACAAGAACAAGATTACCGAATGGGACGCACCGAAGTGGGATAAGCTCAACAAATACGTCGCTTTGAATGTATCCATGAACTTGTTCCAAGGCATGCAAACCAAGGAAGCCATCGTCCAGGCTAAATCTAGCCTCCGCAGCACCCAGATCCAGAAAGAAACTGCAGAACGCGGCTTCCGCGTGCAAATTGAAAGCTGCGCACAGACTCTCGCCTCCACGGAACGCAATCTTGAAGTTTTGAAGAATAACATTGACCTGGCCCAGCGCATCTACGACATGACCGACGCGGCTTTCAGAAACGGCATGGAAACGCAGCTCAACCTGCTTACCGCCAACATGGACCTCCGCAAGGCAAAACTCAACTACTTGCAGGGGATTCTCAACTGGAACACCGCTTATAACGCATTGCTCCAAGCCACAGGTGAATACTAA
- a CDS encoding efflux RND transporter periplasmic adaptor subunit encodes MKTITKSIITISALSLLLAGCGDAKKDAKSEKKVSTIEEIQKVNGKPARVVKAATVKLTDVRAFSGTIEGSQQTTATAKLGDPIAKINVRVGSKVKKDQVLAEFVFTGDNTAYQQAKAAMELNEKTLARTKEVQAKGGVSQSTVDQLETQISVAKMQLEAARRATLVLAPSSGTITEVKHKAGEVPGVGGAMFTIANLDKVILKLNVTSSEIGFFKKGAKATIELNGEKLQGEVSLIPLAANPITRFFPVEVTFKNKGQKLLPGMYLTTKIDAREVTGVTVPVEAIVYSNGVNSVWTVDSEGKAKRKIVQLGVQTKTDIQIKDGLSEGDVVMVEGQNRMNDGDKVLIVE; translated from the coding sequence ATGAAGACCATTACAAAATCAATCATTACTATTTCTGCCCTGTCGCTCCTCCTCGCTGGATGCGGCGACGCTAAGAAAGACGCCAAGTCCGAGAAAAAAGTTTCGACCATCGAAGAAATCCAGAAGGTCAATGGCAAGCCTGCCCGCGTCGTGAAGGCTGCTACAGTCAAGCTCACAGACGTCCGCGCCTTCAGTGGCACCATCGAAGGTAGCCAGCAGACGACAGCAACCGCCAAGCTCGGTGACCCGATTGCAAAGATCAACGTCCGCGTTGGTTCCAAGGTCAAGAAAGACCAGGTTCTCGCGGAATTCGTCTTTACGGGCGACAACACGGCTTACCAGCAAGCAAAAGCAGCCATGGAACTGAACGAAAAGACCCTCGCCCGCACCAAGGAAGTGCAGGCCAAGGGCGGCGTTTCCCAAAGTACAGTGGACCAGCTCGAAACCCAGATCAGTGTTGCCAAGATGCAGTTGGAAGCTGCCCGCCGCGCAACGCTCGTGCTCGCCCCGTCTTCTGGCACCATTACCGAAGTCAAGCACAAGGCCGGCGAAGTTCCGGGTGTCGGTGGCGCCATGTTCACCATCGCAAACCTCGACAAGGTTATCCTCAAGCTCAACGTCACAAGTTCCGAAATCGGTTTCTTCAAGAAGGGCGCCAAGGCAACAATCGAACTCAACGGCGAAAAGCTTCAGGGCGAAGTAAGCCTCATTCCGCTCGCCGCAAACCCGATAACCCGCTTCTTCCCGGTTGAAGTCACATTCAAGAACAAGGGTCAAAAGCTCCTCCCGGGCATGTACCTCACCACAAAAATTGACGCCCGTGAAGTTACAGGCGTTACAGTCCCTGTCGAAGCCATTGTCTATAGCAATGGCGTGAACTCGGTCTGGACAGTCGATAGCGAAGGCAAGGCCAAGCGCAAAATCGTGCAACTCGGAGTGCAAACCAAGACCGACATCCAAATCAAGGATGGCCTTAGCGAAGGCGACGTCGTGATGGTCGAAGGCCAGAACCGCATGAATGATGGCGACAAGGTGCTGATCGTCGAATAA
- a CDS encoding efflux RND transporter permease subunit gives MIKASIYKPITMLMVILTVVVFGLYTYSMMVVDLMPKFEVPVVTATIIYKGANPEEIETTIIKPIEEQVELVDGIDYVQSICLENYGIIVAMFNMGVNVDVAANDVRSKVDLASADFPDAVQAPIISKVDINGAAIMAISFTGPLNSTELRQKVEDEIEPLFTSVSGVASVDIFGGTTRQIAIEVDKEKMMDRGVDIGTMMGLYGMSNVNLPIGEVIGKHKNTSVRTAGKFKNLDEMRNMEIPTEKGVVKLSEIAVVKDTIETITSTSRFNGINSVALDIKKRSDANVVEVSRGVLKRMAEVNKTLPEGFKLTLIYDKSEAVNESIDNVIQNIIIAIVLTAALLLLFLGKFSTMIIAALTMPISVIGAFTLMYFAGFGINMMSLMALSSSVGLLVTNSIVVLENINNKLNLGLDPKEAAYKGTSEIMIAIMASTLTNVAVFVPIAFMKSIVGIFFRTFGMTMVFATFVSLLVTFTLTPLMAAYLFKGKKKDENGNIIEEKPGIVGTILGLFPKVLNGFRFVYLKVLGFCLSVPGFFVQVLGLGVTIFVVIVLAKNNLTVELTPRQDQGMMSIKLEMPVGTNIETTDSVAHIIESRVKDIPEIVHYSMNVGGSNGFTTVNQATMRVRLLKDWEKKKMKDWKGRHRSTDEIVDSIRPYLANIPDAYISVKSTSASEMQNNSSGDVVLEVNGLHADSVIKASQIVLDRVQQKIDGIVDIKTSYEAGKPEIRLIPNRAALADYGVTLETVANYNYIAVNGFEAGQYTEDGEEYDVYVRLMEKDRQSHADIEDLPVKTPKGYVSASELFHIEDGAGPTRIDRKRKMRRVDVSMNLLPGHTTGEIMGKLGKLTAEMKDELPEGITFSFGGNADMQNDMQKEFMTAIVMAIILTYILLVALLESFMQPFIIMTTIPMGAIGVLLALIFTGKALSMIALMAIVMLIGVVVNNAILLLDEANRLLRSGSMGRRSAMLTAAKAKFQPIVLATLASVIAQLPLAFALGGNVAAMTQPMGIASVGGLIVSAVLTMFLVPTFFWLPNALFSKVKKGAKKLQAKMNKA, from the coding sequence ATGATTAAAGCCAGTATTTACAAACCAATCACCATGCTCATGGTCATCTTGACCGTGGTGGTGTTCGGTCTTTATACCTATTCCATGATGGTGGTGGACTTGATGCCGAAATTCGAAGTCCCCGTGGTTACGGCCACCATCATTTACAAGGGCGCAAACCCTGAAGAAATCGAAACCACAATTATCAAGCCGATTGAAGAACAGGTGGAACTCGTGGACGGTATCGACTATGTGCAGTCCATCTGCTTGGAAAACTACGGCATTATCGTCGCCATGTTCAACATGGGCGTGAACGTGGACGTTGCCGCAAATGACGTGCGTTCCAAGGTGGACCTCGCCTCTGCGGACTTTCCGGATGCCGTGCAGGCGCCGATTATTTCGAAGGTCGATATTAACGGTGCTGCCATCATGGCAATCTCGTTCACCGGTCCTCTAAACTCTACAGAACTCCGCCAGAAAGTCGAAGACGAAATCGAACCGCTCTTCACTTCTGTTTCCGGTGTTGCTAGCGTCGATATTTTCGGTGGTACAACCCGCCAGATCGCCATCGAAGTCGACAAGGAAAAAATGATGGACCGCGGTGTCGATATCGGCACCATGATGGGCCTTTACGGCATGTCCAACGTTAACCTCCCGATTGGTGAAGTTATCGGCAAGCACAAGAACACGTCTGTGCGTACCGCAGGTAAGTTCAAGAACCTCGATGAAATGCGCAACATGGAAATTCCGACGGAAAAGGGCGTCGTCAAGCTCTCTGAAATTGCCGTCGTGAAAGATACCATCGAAACAATTACATCGACTTCCCGCTTTAACGGCATCAACTCAGTCGCTCTCGATATCAAGAAACGCTCCGATGCAAACGTCGTGGAAGTTTCCAGAGGCGTGCTCAAGCGCATGGCAGAAGTCAACAAGACTCTCCCGGAAGGCTTCAAGCTCACGCTCATTTACGACAAGTCCGAAGCTGTGAACGAATCCATCGACAACGTTATCCAGAACATCATTATCGCCATCGTACTTACCGCCGCCCTCTTGCTCTTGTTCCTCGGCAAGTTCTCCACGATGATTATCGCGGCCCTCACGATGCCGATTTCCGTGATTGGCGCATTCACGCTCATGTACTTCGCAGGCTTTGGCATCAACATGATGTCCCTCATGGCTCTTTCAAGTTCCGTGGGTCTGTTGGTGACAAACTCCATCGTGGTGCTCGAAAACATCAACAACAAGCTGAATCTAGGCCTTGATCCGAAGGAAGCTGCCTACAAGGGAACGTCCGAAATCATGATCGCCATCATGGCTTCGACACTTACAAACGTTGCCGTGTTCGTGCCGATTGCATTCATGAAGTCCATCGTGGGTATCTTCTTTAGAACATTCGGTATGACCATGGTGTTTGCAACGTTCGTGTCGCTCCTCGTGACATTCACGCTGACACCGCTTATGGCCGCCTACTTGTTCAAGGGTAAAAAGAAAGACGAAAACGGAAACATCATCGAAGAAAAGCCGGGCATTGTCGGAACCATTCTTGGTCTTTTCCCGAAGGTTTTGAACGGATTCCGCTTTGTTTACTTGAAGGTTCTCGGTTTCTGCCTTTCTGTTCCGGGTTTCTTTGTCCAGGTTTTAGGCCTTGGCGTAACGATTTTCGTTGTCATTGTGTTGGCAAAAAACAACTTGACTGTTGAACTTACCCCGAGACAGGACCAAGGCATGATGAGCATCAAGCTCGAAATGCCCGTAGGTACGAATATCGAAACGACCGACAGCGTGGCTCATATTATCGAATCCCGCGTCAAGGATATTCCTGAAATTGTTCACTACAGCATGAACGTGGGTGGTTCCAACGGCTTTACGACCGTAAACCAGGCTACCATGCGTGTAAGGCTCTTGAAGGACTGGGAAAAGAAGAAAATGAAAGACTGGAAAGGCAGACATCGCAGTACGGACGAAATCGTCGACTCCATCCGTCCGTACCTCGCCAACATTCCAGACGCTTACATTTCCGTGAAGTCCACCTCCGCCTCTGAAATGCAGAACAACTCCAGCGGCGACGTGGTGCTCGAAGTGAACGGTCTCCATGCAGACTCCGTCATCAAGGCATCTCAAATCGTCCTTGACCGCGTGCAGCAAAAGATTGACGGCATCGTGGATATCAAGACGAGCTATGAAGCCGGTAAGCCTGAAATCCGCTTGATTCCGAACCGCGCAGCTCTCGCTGACTATGGTGTAACGCTTGAAACCGTCGCAAACTACAACTACATTGCAGTGAACGGTTTCGAAGCAGGCCAGTACACCGAAGACGGTGAAGAATACGACGTTTACGTACGCTTGATGGAAAAGGATAGACAGAGCCATGCCGACATCGAAGACCTGCCAGTCAAGACACCGAAGGGCTACGTAAGTGCTAGCGAACTCTTCCACATCGAAGATGGTGCTGGTCCGACACGTATTGACCGTAAGCGCAAGATGAGACGTGTTGACGTTTCGATGAACTTGCTCCCGGGACATACGACCGGTGAAATCATGGGCAAGCTCGGAAAGCTCACCGCAGAAATGAAGGATGAACTCCCAGAAGGCATCACGTTCAGCTTCGGTGGTAACGCCGACATGCAGAACGACATGCAGAAGGAATTCATGACTGCAATCGTGATGGCTATTATCCTCACCTACATTTTGCTCGTCGCCCTCCTTGAAAGCTTCATGCAGCCGTTTATCATCATGACGACCATCCCGATGGGTGCTATCGGTGTGCTCCTCGCCCTTATCTTTACAGGCAAGGCACTTTCCATGATCGCTCTCATGGCAATCGTTATGTTGATTGGTGTGGTGGTGAACAACGCTATCCTATTGCTTGACGAAGCAAACCGCCTGTTGCGTAGTGGCAGCATGGGACGCCGCTCGGCTATGTTGACCGCCGCCAAGGCAAAGTTCCAGCCGATTGTGCTTGCAACGCTAGCTTCCGTGATTGCACAGCTCCCGCTCGCATTCGCTCTCGGTGGTAACGTTGCCGCCATGACTCAGCCGATGGGTATCGCCTCTGTGGGTGGCTTGATCGTGTCCGCAGTGCTTACCATGTTCCTTGTGCCTACATTCTTCTGGCTCCCGAACGCCTTGTTTAGCAAGGTCAAGAAAGGCGCCAAGAAACTCCAGGCCAAGATGAACAAGGCTTAA